A region from the Tachysurus vachellii isolate PV-2020 chromosome 25, HZAU_Pvac_v1, whole genome shotgun sequence genome encodes:
- the LOC132840486 gene encoding GTPase IMAP family member 4, giving the protein MESYKLTELSGNENFNPEEEKKLAASNHLSELRLILLGWRWPGKSLTGNTILGREEFRLERAAEFSVKRDAERHGRKLTVVDTPGWFSAQTTPTAYQQEMARSLGMCPPGPHAFLLVVPVGMFTEMDRARIEENLVVFGEAVWRHTMVVFTWAEVLKNMPIERHIRRQGNALQWVLDKCKKRYHVINNDTFGEHTQVPQLIKKLEEMVAEEGGHFIPMKEEAKVQNQDSAEAIDENSNPKEVKEKRELGARPKENCSFSSLQTVESP; this is encoded by the exons ATGGAGTCTTACAAATTAACAGAATTATCTG GTAATGAAAATTTTAAccctgaagaggaaaaaaaattagctgCTTCCAACCATCTCTCTGAGCTGCGGCTTATCCTTTTGGGTTGGCGGTGGCCTGGGAAAAGCCTGACTGGAAACACTATACTGGGGCGTGAAGAATTTCGGCTAGAACGAGCAGCTGAATTCTCTGTGAAGCGTGATGCAGAGCGCCACGGTCGCAAGCTGACTGTTGTGGATACGCCAGGATGGTTTTCAGCTCAGACCACTCCAACAGCTTATCAACAGGAGATGGCTCGTAGCCTGGGTATGTGCCCACCGGGGCCACATGCTTTCCTACTTGTCGTGCCTGTAGGCATGTTCACAGAAATGGACCGAGCAAGAATCGAGGAGAACTTGGTGGTGTTTGGTGAGGCCGTGTGGAGGCACACCATGGTGGTGTTTACATGGGCTGAAGTGCTGAAGAACATGCCGATTGAGAGACACATCCGGCGCCAGGGTAATGCACTGCAGTGGGTGCTGGACAAGTGTAAGAAAAGATACCATGTCATTAACAATGACACATTCGGAGAGCACACACAGGTCCCGCAGCTGATTAAAAAGTTGGAAGAGATGGTAGCTGAGGAGGGCGGGCACTTCATACCCATGAAAGAGGAAGCAAAAGTCCAGAATCAGGATTCAGCTGAAGCTATTGATGAAAACTCAAACCCAAAAGAGGTGAAAGAGAAGCGTGAGCTTGGAGCTCGGCCCAAAGAGAACTGTTCTTTCAGCTCACTGCAGACTGTTGAGAGTCCCTAA